A genomic stretch from Nocardia wallacei includes:
- a CDS encoding NAD kinase, with protein sequence MKRDILLVAHPGRPELTETAHRMAKIFEDAGIGLRLLEDEADSTRLDCDETGTPDGYPVQVVSHGPDAAVGCEMVLALGGDGTFLRAAELARAARVPVLGINLGRIGFLTEAEAEHLDDALAQVVRGDYRIERRMTIDVSVRVDDVVVERGWALNEASIENAARMGVLEVVLEVDGRPVSQFGCDGVLIATPTGSTAYAFSAGGPVVWPELEALLVIPSNAHALFARPLVTSPDSRIAVETVATGHDAIVFLDGRRTLALPKGGRFEAVRGTEPVHWVRLDSAPFADRMVRKFQLPVTGWRGRSPERSGRTESTSADRDQD encoded by the coding sequence GTGAAACGGGACATTCTGCTCGTCGCGCATCCCGGCCGACCCGAACTCACCGAGACCGCGCACCGGATGGCGAAGATCTTCGAGGACGCCGGAATCGGCCTGCGCCTGCTGGAGGACGAGGCCGACAGCACCCGGCTGGACTGCGACGAGACCGGCACCCCCGACGGCTATCCGGTGCAGGTCGTCTCGCACGGCCCCGACGCCGCCGTGGGCTGCGAGATGGTGCTGGCGCTCGGCGGTGACGGCACCTTCCTGCGCGCCGCGGAGCTGGCCCGCGCGGCACGGGTGCCGGTACTGGGAATCAATCTGGGCCGCATCGGTTTTCTCACCGAGGCCGAGGCCGAGCATCTGGACGACGCGCTGGCGCAGGTGGTGCGTGGCGATTACCGCATCGAGCGGCGGATGACGATAGATGTCAGTGTTCGCGTCGATGATGTAGTCGTGGAACGTGGATGGGCCCTCAACGAGGCCAGCATCGAGAACGCCGCCCGGATGGGCGTGCTGGAGGTGGTGCTGGAGGTCGACGGCCGCCCCGTGTCCCAATTCGGCTGCGACGGGGTACTGATCGCGACCCCGACCGGCTCCACCGCCTACGCGTTCTCCGCGGGCGGCCCGGTGGTGTGGCCGGAGCTGGAGGCGCTGCTGGTGATCCCGAGCAACGCCCACGCCCTGTTCGCGCGTCCGCTGGTGACCAGCCCGGATTCGCGCATAGCGGTGGAAACCGTTGCCACGGGCCATGATGCGATCGTTTTCCTGGACGGCCGCCGGACGCTCGCGCTGCCGAAGGGCGGCCGGTTCGAGGCGGTGCGGGGGACCGAGCCGGTGCATTGGGTGCGGCTGGATTCCGCGCCCTTCGCCGACCGGATGGTGCGCAAATTCCAACTGCCCGTGACCGGCTGGCGAGGTCGGTCGCCGGAGCGGTCGGGCCGAACGGAGAGCACGAGTGCTGACAGAGATCAGGATTGA
- a CDS encoding TlyA family RNA methyltransferase, with protein MARRARVDAELVRRGLARSREHAVELIGAGRVLINGTVAAKPATAVEPGIPLLVREEPDEVRWASRGAHKLLGALAAFEPEGLAVSGRRCLDAGASTGGFTDVLLTRGAREVVAVDVGYGQLIWRLQNDERVRIHDRTNVRSLTPDAIGGTVELVVADLSFISLGLVLPALAQCCAPGADLLPMVKPQFEVGKQRVGSGGVVRDPGLRGEAVREVAAVAANLGLATRGVVASPLPGPSGNVEYFLWLRKESGDHVAVPDVAALVRRAVEEGPQ; from the coding sequence TTGGCCAGGCGCGCGCGGGTGGACGCCGAGCTGGTTCGCCGCGGATTGGCGCGGTCGCGGGAACACGCGGTCGAGCTGATCGGCGCGGGCCGCGTCCTGATCAACGGCACGGTCGCGGCCAAGCCGGCCACGGCCGTGGAACCGGGTATCCCGCTGCTGGTGCGTGAGGAACCCGACGAGGTGCGGTGGGCCTCGCGGGGCGCGCACAAACTGCTGGGCGCGCTCGCGGCGTTCGAACCGGAAGGTCTGGCCGTCTCGGGCCGCCGCTGCCTCGACGCCGGCGCCTCGACCGGCGGCTTCACCGATGTGCTGCTGACGCGAGGCGCTCGCGAGGTGGTGGCGGTGGACGTCGGCTACGGCCAATTGATCTGGCGGTTGCAGAACGACGAGCGGGTGCGTATCCACGATCGCACCAATGTGCGGTCGTTGACGCCCGACGCGATCGGCGGGACCGTCGAACTCGTGGTCGCCGATCTGTCGTTCATCTCGCTGGGTCTGGTGCTGCCAGCCTTGGCACAGTGCTGCGCGCCCGGAGCGGACCTGTTGCCCATGGTGAAACCGCAATTCGAGGTCGGCAAGCAGCGAGTAGGCTCCGGCGGCGTGGTGCGTGATCCGGGATTGCGGGGTGAGGCGGTGCGCGAGGTGGCGGCCGTGGCCGCGAACCTCGGGCTGGCGACCCGCGGCGTGGTGGCCAGTCCGCTGCCCGGACCGTCCGGCAATGTCGAATACTTCCTGTGGTTGCGCAAGGAATCCGGCGACCACGTCGCGGTGCCGGATGTCGCGGCGCTGGTGCGGCGGGCGGTCGAGGAGGGGCCACAGTGA
- a CDS encoding YdcF family protein, which produces MRGDRLGTNRWVAAGLGLAAAIGVAEFLSWRASRQYLPRRPVPPGGTEAVVVLGYPAKHDGSTHPLQRWRCRIAARSLDPRAEGTLVFTGGAVRRDWSEAEVMARWTRDTFGIRADRIRTETNAENTWQNIEFTTPLIEHADRVKIASDPMHAARARRYLLLQRPDLAARLTPAADYRFGERWWLKLPTAAHELAAIARRRGGAMARAAGGGCRGGGGGPRGRCARLPSAVSARFRVRGSGR; this is translated from the coding sequence GTGCGAGGTGATCGGCTCGGGACGAACCGATGGGTGGCGGCGGGGCTGGGCCTCGCCGCGGCGATCGGCGTCGCCGAATTCCTGAGCTGGCGCGCGTCGCGGCAGTACCTGCCGCGACGCCCGGTACCTCCCGGCGGAACGGAAGCCGTCGTCGTACTGGGCTACCCCGCCAAGCACGACGGCAGCACACATCCACTCCAGCGGTGGCGCTGCCGGATCGCCGCCCGGTCTCTCGATCCCCGCGCCGAGGGCACGCTGGTCTTCACCGGGGGTGCGGTCCGGCGCGACTGGTCCGAGGCCGAGGTGATGGCGCGCTGGACCCGCGACACCTTCGGCATCCGCGCCGACCGCATCCGGACCGAGACCAACGCCGAAAATACCTGGCAGAACATCGAATTCACCACCCCGCTGATCGAACACGCCGACCGCGTCAAGATCGCCTCGGACCCCATGCACGCCGCCCGAGCCCGCCGCTACCTTCTCCTGCAACGCCCCGACCTCGCCGCTCGCCTCACCCCCGCCGCCGACTACCGCTTCGGCGAGAGATGGTGGCTCAAACTCCCCACCGCCGCCCACGAACTCGCCGCCATCGCCCGCCGCCGTGGCGGAGCTATGGCGAGGGCAGCTGGCGGCGGATGTCGAGGAGGTGGTGGCGGACCTCGTGGACGGTGTGCACGGCTACCCAGCGCAGTGAGCGCTCGGTTCCGGGTTCGGGGTAGTGGTAGATGA
- a CDS encoding DinB family protein, whose product MIDCPECGFTYDPATADAAAQAIRDGIDEVAGLLLRPDEDPRPRRRDTLWSPLEYACHLRDTLLVQRERVLAARRTDRPDCTPMGRDERVDHDGYADQDPADVARQITDAALMFTNVLDRLDAPAWDRIVIYHYPEPGTERSLRWVAVHTVHEVRHHLLDIRRQLPSP is encoded by the coding sequence ATGATCGACTGCCCGGAGTGCGGATTCACCTATGATCCAGCGACCGCGGATGCTGCGGCGCAGGCGATTCGAGACGGAATCGACGAGGTGGCCGGGTTGCTGCTGCGGCCGGACGAGGATCCGCGGCCGCGGCGGCGGGACACCCTGTGGTCACCGCTCGAGTACGCCTGCCACCTGCGTGACACGTTGCTGGTGCAGCGTGAGCGGGTGCTGGCGGCCCGGCGCACCGACCGGCCCGACTGCACGCCGATGGGTCGCGACGAACGCGTCGACCACGACGGCTACGCCGATCAGGACCCCGCGGATGTCGCCCGCCAAATCACCGATGCCGCCCTCATGTTCACCAACGTGCTCGACCGCCTCGACGCCCCGGCCTGGGACCGCATCGTCATCTACCACTACCCCGAACCCGGAACCGAGCGCTCACTGCGCTGGGTAGCCGTGCACACCGTCCACGAGGTCCGCCACCACCTCCTCGACATCCGCCGCCAGCTGCCCTCGCCATAG
- a CDS encoding HAD-IIA family hydrolase yields the protein MTRLRDGFGALLLDLDGTLYRGSRVVPGAPAALLDGPDSQALMYVTNNASRSAASVAGHLAQLGFAATADDVVTSAQAAAHVLAGRLSPGATVLIVGTDDLAAEIDRVGLRPIRRFEDAPPDAVVQGHSPETAWPDLAEAAYALRAGALWVAANTDATLPNERGLAPGNGSMVAALRTATEREPIVAGKPYAPLLEDALDRAGTRAALVVGDRLDTDIDGAHRVGLPSLLVLTGVSTLDDLRKQAPDQLPTYVSDSLDALNHPVAQAVSVRAAEGDLADRLADLLRQHPGRAIPIAA from the coding sequence GTGACGCGGTTGAGGGACGGGTTCGGCGCGCTGCTGCTGGATCTGGACGGCACGCTGTATCGAGGGAGCCGGGTCGTTCCGGGGGCGCCCGCGGCGCTGCTGGACGGGCCCGATTCGCAGGCGCTGATGTATGTCACCAACAACGCGAGCCGGTCGGCCGCGTCGGTGGCGGGGCACCTGGCCCAGCTGGGCTTCGCCGCGACCGCCGACGACGTGGTGACCAGCGCCCAGGCGGCCGCGCACGTGCTGGCCGGGCGGCTGAGCCCGGGGGCCACCGTGCTGATCGTCGGCACCGACGACCTGGCCGCCGAGATCGATCGGGTCGGATTGCGGCCGATCCGGCGGTTCGAGGACGCGCCGCCCGATGCCGTGGTGCAGGGGCATTCGCCCGAGACCGCCTGGCCGGATCTCGCCGAGGCGGCCTACGCACTGCGGGCCGGTGCCCTGTGGGTGGCCGCCAACACCGATGCCACACTGCCGAACGAGCGTGGTCTCGCGCCCGGCAACGGGTCGATGGTCGCCGCCCTGCGGACCGCTACGGAGCGAGAGCCGATCGTCGCGGGCAAGCCGTACGCGCCGCTGCTGGAGGATGCGCTCGACCGCGCGGGCACCCGTGCCGCCCTGGTCGTCGGCGATCGTCTCGATACCGATATCGACGGCGCCCATCGCGTCGGGTTGCCGTCGCTGCTGGTGCTCACCGGTGTCAGTACCCTCGACGACCTGCGCAAGCAGGCGCCCGACCAACTCCCCACCTACGTCTCCGACTCGCTCGACGCGTTGAATCACCCAGTGGCGCAAGCGGTTTCGGTCCGCGCCGCCGAGGGTGACCTCGCCGACCGACTGGCCGACCTGCTGCGGCAGCATCCGGGTCGAGCGATTCCGATCGCCGCCTGA
- the tyrS gene encoding tyrosine--tRNA ligase has translation MSVDIIDELSWRGLIAQSTDLGELRSELAKGPITLYAGFDPTAASLHAGHLVPLLTLKRFQQAGHRPIVLAGGATGLIGDPRDVGERVMNSTDTVAAWADRIRGQLERFVDLDDSPTGAIIANNMDWTGPLSAVDFLRDIGKHFSVNVMLARETVKRRLDGEGISYTEFSYMLLQANDYVQLRRRHDCRLQVGGSDQWGNIIAGVELNRRLDGEHVHALTTPLVTSSDGKKFGKSTGGGSLWLDPEMTSPYAWYQYFVNTGDADVVRYLRWFTFLDREELDELERATEERPHAREAQRRLAAEMTTLVHGEANTHAVQLASQALFGRGDLRELDESTLAAALSEAAVDGTVAEAGDGATIVDLLVAAGLSDSRGAARRAVNEGGASVNNTRISDPEWTAADSDYLHGRWLVLRRGKKNFAGARRAGR, from the coding sequence GTGAGCGTCGACATCATCGATGAACTGAGCTGGCGTGGGCTGATCGCGCAGTCCACCGACCTGGGCGAGCTGCGATCCGAGCTGGCGAAGGGACCGATCACCCTCTATGCCGGTTTCGATCCGACCGCGGCGAGCCTGCACGCCGGGCACCTGGTGCCGCTGCTGACGCTCAAACGATTCCAGCAGGCCGGTCATCGCCCGATCGTGCTGGCGGGTGGGGCAACCGGACTGATCGGCGATCCGCGCGACGTCGGTGAGCGGGTGATGAACTCGACCGACACCGTCGCCGCCTGGGCCGACCGCATCCGCGGCCAACTCGAACGTTTCGTCGACCTCGACGACTCGCCGACCGGCGCGATCATCGCGAACAACATGGACTGGACCGGCCCGCTGAGCGCGGTCGACTTCCTGCGCGACATCGGCAAGCACTTCTCGGTGAACGTCATGCTCGCCCGCGAGACGGTGAAGCGCCGCCTCGACGGCGAAGGCATCTCCTACACCGAGTTCAGCTACATGTTGCTGCAGGCCAACGACTACGTGCAGCTGCGCCGCCGGCACGACTGCCGGTTGCAGGTCGGCGGTTCCGACCAGTGGGGCAACATCATCGCGGGCGTGGAACTGAATCGGCGGCTGGACGGCGAGCACGTCCACGCCCTCACCACACCGCTGGTCACCTCGTCGGACGGCAAGAAGTTCGGCAAGTCCACCGGCGGCGGCAGTCTGTGGCTGGATCCCGAGATGACCAGCCCGTACGCGTGGTACCAGTACTTCGTCAACACCGGTGATGCGGATGTCGTGCGATACCTGCGCTGGTTCACCTTCCTCGACCGCGAGGAACTGGACGAACTCGAGCGGGCAACCGAGGAACGTCCGCACGCCCGGGAAGCGCAGCGCCGGCTGGCGGCCGAGATGACAACGCTGGTGCACGGCGAGGCGAACACACACGCGGTCCAGCTGGCCAGCCAGGCCCTGTTCGGGCGCGGCGATCTGCGCGAACTGGACGAGTCGACCCTGGCGGCGGCACTGTCGGAGGCCGCTGTCGACGGCACGGTCGCGGAGGCCGGCGACGGCGCGACCATCGTGGACCTGCTGGTGGCCGCAGGGCTGTCGGACAGCCGCGGTGCGGCGCGGCGAGCGGTGAACGAAGGCGGCGCCTCGGTGAACAACACCCGCATCTCCGACCCCGAATGGACCGCCGCGGACAGCGACTACCTGCACGGGCGCTGGCTGGTGCTGCGGCGCGGGAAGAAGAACTTCGCCGGAGCCCGGCGCGCCGGTCGATGA
- a CDS encoding FadR/GntR family transcriptional regulator: MAHVQRHPLAAQAAEVLLGRIRAGEWPLGHKLPGETTLAAQLGVGRSTLREAVRELAGRGVLESRQGAGVFVTALEVTEDWDTLLRRADIVTVIEARIAIEAEAAALAAHRRTPADLRVMWRALAARAEAGPAVESLVDADTAFHRTVVTAAHNDVLTSMFDAFVPRSRHAMIDMLRMRPLPDEGADHRAHELLLDAVRARDSAAAATASRVHLTSLKAVFA; encoded by the coding sequence TTGGCGCACGTACAAAGGCATCCGCTGGCCGCTCAGGCCGCCGAGGTCCTACTCGGCCGGATCCGCGCCGGCGAATGGCCGCTCGGCCACAAGCTGCCGGGGGAGACCACGCTGGCCGCCCAGCTCGGCGTGGGCCGGTCCACCTTGCGTGAAGCCGTCCGGGAGCTGGCAGGTCGCGGTGTGCTCGAAAGCCGCCAGGGCGCAGGGGTTTTCGTCACCGCGCTGGAGGTGACCGAGGACTGGGACACGCTCCTGCGCCGCGCCGACATCGTCACGGTGATCGAGGCCCGCATCGCCATCGAAGCGGAGGCCGCGGCGCTCGCGGCGCACCGCCGCACGCCTGCGGACCTGCGCGTGATGTGGCGGGCCCTGGCCGCTCGCGCCGAAGCCGGTCCCGCGGTCGAGAGTCTCGTCGACGCTGACACCGCCTTCCACCGCACGGTCGTCACCGCGGCCCACAACGACGTACTCACCAGCATGTTCGACGCCTTCGTCCCGCGCTCGCGGCACGCGATGATCGATATGCTGCGCATGCGCCCGCTGCCCGACGAAGGCGCCGACCATCGTGCCCACGAACTCCTGCTCGACGCCGTCCGCGCCCGGGACAGCGCGGCCGCGGCCACGGCGAGCCGGGTGCATCTGACCTCGTTGAAGGCTGTTTTCGCTTGA
- a CDS encoding DNA-3-methyladenine glycosylase encodes MSAEELAVEPPAAARRLLGATLWSGPVAVRIVEVEAYGGDPAGPWHDPAAHSGRGRTPRNAVMFGPPGVLYVYFSYGMHTCVNVTSGPDGVASAVLIRAGEVIAGHETARARRPAARTDAGLAKGPGNLGSALGITLADYGTPLFDPDSPIRLELGPEITESAAVAVGPRVGVSLAADRPWRLWLTGSPAVSAYRRSPRAPKLERPA; translated from the coding sequence GTGTCTGCCGAGGAACTTGCCGTCGAACCACCCGCGGCCGCGCGCCGCCTGCTCGGCGCGACGTTGTGGTCCGGTCCCGTCGCCGTCCGAATTGTCGAGGTGGAGGCGTACGGCGGGGACCCGGCCGGGCCGTGGCACGACCCGGCCGCGCACTCCGGCCGCGGCCGGACCCCGCGCAACGCCGTCATGTTCGGACCGCCCGGCGTGCTGTACGTCTACTTCAGCTACGGCATGCACACCTGTGTCAACGTCACCAGCGGACCCGACGGCGTCGCCAGCGCCGTGCTGATCCGCGCCGGTGAGGTGATCGCCGGGCACGAGACCGCCCGCGCCCGCCGACCGGCCGCCCGCACCGACGCGGGCCTGGCCAAGGGGCCGGGCAATCTGGGCAGCGCTCTGGGCATCACCTTGGCCGACTACGGCACTCCACTGTTCGATCCCGACTCGCCGATCCGGCTGGAACTGGGTCCGGAGATCACCGAGTCCGCAGCCGTCGCGGTGGGGCCTCGCGTCGGCGTCAGCCTGGCCGCCGATCGGCCGTGGCGGCTCTGGCTGACCGGCTCCCCGGCGGTGTCGGCCTATCGGCGCAGCCCGCGGGCACCGAAACTGGAACGGCCGGCCTGA
- a CDS encoding DUF3761 domain-containing protein — MITNKRRAAGRTPFGLAPLLFAGAVATSAFVAPTATAAPVQNVCGAGQYENVDHTCVQRPQQSSTPPDGATAQCKDGTYSFSQHRRGTCSGHDGVDRWL, encoded by the coding sequence ATGATTACGAACAAGCGGCGCGCCGCGGGACGGACCCCCTTCGGATTGGCGCCGCTGCTGTTCGCGGGCGCCGTCGCCACGTCGGCCTTCGTCGCACCCACTGCGACCGCCGCTCCCGTCCAGAACGTGTGCGGTGCCGGCCAGTACGAGAACGTCGACCACACCTGCGTGCAACGCCCGCAGCAGAGTTCCACTCCGCCGGACGGCGCCACCGCACAGTGCAAGGACGGCACCTACAGCTTCAGCCAGCACCGCCGGGGCACCTGCTCCGGGCACGACGGCGTCGACCGCTGGTTGTGA
- a CDS encoding RNA polymerase sigma-70 factor, translating into MPDHVSTDPFVAHRRLLFGTAYRMLGSVADAEDVLQDAWLKWHATDPDTIDHPKAYLVRTVTNLSLNRLTSARAVRETYVGPWLPEPLLTTADAAAETETADTVSTAMLVVLETLGPVERAVFVLREVFGFSHAEIGEFLDRPESTVRQIAHRARAHVHARRPRYDADAATRREITEKFLTAAHGGDVNALMALLAPDVTLWNDGGGKVTAARRPLHGPDHVARWMLGAMAKPTSAGARLAPATINGELGLLVLVGDRPVGALSYDIRDERVENIRFQVNPDKLSGLRGGVDMR; encoded by the coding sequence ATGCCGGACCATGTGAGCACCGACCCGTTCGTCGCGCACCGGCGACTGCTGTTCGGCACCGCCTACCGGATGCTGGGCAGCGTCGCCGACGCCGAGGACGTGCTCCAGGACGCCTGGCTGAAATGGCACGCCACCGACCCCGACACGATCGACCATCCGAAGGCGTATCTGGTGCGTACCGTGACGAATCTGTCGCTGAATCGGCTCACCTCGGCCCGTGCCGTGCGCGAGACCTACGTCGGCCCGTGGTTGCCCGAACCGCTGCTCACCACGGCCGACGCCGCCGCGGAAACCGAGACGGCCGACACCGTGTCGACCGCGATGCTGGTCGTACTGGAAACCCTCGGCCCGGTCGAGCGCGCCGTGTTCGTGCTGCGCGAGGTCTTCGGCTTCTCGCACGCCGAGATCGGTGAGTTCCTCGACCGTCCCGAGTCGACGGTGCGCCAGATCGCCCACCGCGCCCGCGCGCACGTCCACGCCCGCCGACCGCGCTACGACGCCGATGCGGCCACCCGGCGTGAGATCACGGAGAAGTTCCTGACGGCCGCGCACGGCGGCGACGTCAACGCGCTGATGGCCCTGCTCGCCCCCGATGTCACGCTGTGGAACGACGGCGGCGGCAAGGTCACCGCGGCCCGCCGCCCGCTGCACGGTCCCGACCATGTCGCGCGCTGGATGCTGGGCGCCATGGCCAAACCCACCTCGGCCGGTGCGCGGCTGGCGCCGGCCACCATCAACGGCGAGCTCGGACTGCTCGTGCTGGTCGGTGATCGGCCGGTCGGAGCCCTGAGTTACGACATCCGCGACGAGCGTGTGGAGAACATCCGTTTCCAGGTCAACCCGGACAAGCTGAGCGGCCTGCGCGGCGGCGTGGACATGCGCTGA
- a CDS encoding NAD(P)/FAD-dependent oxidoreductase: MTWITKEAVTFPAAALSHRRLTTNDRLELIMKTHEIVVLGAGYTGMLATVRLAHRTRGRGVRITLVNPSERFTERLRMHQIAAGQELADRRIPRLLAGSGVDFRRAAATAIDPAAHRVTLDDGTDLAYDTLVYALGSVTDTAVVPGAAEHAWTLNDPRLAHRFARRLAEVAADRGTVTVVGGGLTGIEAATELAESRPELTVTLVAADAPGSMMGDGARAYLDAALDRLGIIRKVGVRVTKVLPDAISLSTGELMASDLTLWTAGVRVPRLAADAGIATDAKGLVVTDGTLRSVSHPDVYAVGDAAAVRQAWGEIHGTCQSGIPTAAYAADAIARRLRGKKVRPFRFGYFHQPVSLGRRDAVIQFTHADDTPKRWYLTGRTAVFYKESVSSSPIPVYSMSKRMNVPVALSKGGRATR, translated from the coding sequence GTGACGTGGATCACAAAGGAGGCTGTCACGTTTCCCGCGGCTGCCCTGTCCCATAGGCGACTCACCACCAACGACCGCTTGGAGCTGATCATGAAAACCCACGAGATCGTCGTGCTCGGCGCCGGGTACACCGGCATGCTGGCCACCGTCCGGCTGGCGCATCGCACCCGGGGCCGCGGCGTGCGCATCACCCTGGTGAATCCTTCGGAGCGCTTCACCGAACGGCTGCGGATGCATCAGATCGCGGCGGGGCAGGAGCTGGCCGATCGCCGTATCCCGCGGCTGCTCGCGGGCTCGGGGGTGGACTTCCGCCGGGCCGCCGCGACCGCCATCGATCCCGCCGCGCATCGCGTGACCCTGGACGATGGGACCGACCTCGCCTACGACACGCTGGTGTACGCCCTCGGCAGCGTCACCGACACCGCTGTGGTGCCGGGCGCTGCCGAGCACGCGTGGACGCTGAACGATCCGCGCCTGGCACACCGCTTCGCACGCCGCCTGGCCGAGGTCGCGGCCGATCGCGGCACCGTCACCGTGGTCGGCGGCGGCCTCACCGGCATCGAAGCCGCCACCGAACTCGCCGAGAGCCGTCCGGAACTGACGGTCACCCTGGTCGCGGCCGATGCGCCGGGGTCGATGATGGGTGATGGTGCCCGGGCCTACCTGGACGCCGCGCTGGATCGCCTGGGCATCATCCGCAAGGTCGGTGTGCGGGTGACCAAGGTGCTGCCCGACGCCATCAGTCTGTCCACCGGCGAACTGATGGCCTCGGACCTGACCCTGTGGACCGCCGGAGTACGCGTGCCCCGGCTCGCCGCGGATGCCGGAATCGCCACCGACGCAAAGGGTTTGGTCGTCACCGACGGTACCCTCCGTTCGGTGTCGCACCCCGACGTGTATGCCGTCGGCGACGCCGCCGCGGTGCGCCAGGCGTGGGGCGAGATCCACGGCACCTGCCAGAGCGGGATTCCCACCGCCGCCTACGCCGCCGACGCCATCGCCCGGCGACTGCGCGGCAAGAAGGTGCGGCCGTTCCGCTTCGGCTACTTTCATCAGCCGGTCAGCCTGGGCCGCCGGGACGCCGTCATCCAGTTCACCCACGCCGACGACACCCCCAAGCGCTGGTACCTGACCGGCCGCACGGCGGTCTTCTACAAGGAGAGCGTCAGCAGCAGCCCGATCCCCGTCTACTCGATGAGCAAGCGGATGAACGTCCCGGTGGCGCTGTCCAAGGGCGGCCGGGCCACCCGCTGA
- the uppS gene encoding polyprenyl diphosphate synthase, with translation MRVTDLPYRLYARRLRGQLAGARLPRHVGLIMDGNRRWARSKGLSDTRLGHRYGAEHAENVLSWCEDLGIRYVTVFLCSTENLRNRADDEIDFLMRVVEDLVTDRLGHPGSRWQLHIAGSPDALPDTTARALKQAVEATRTCTTGAHVTLAIGYGGRQEIVDAFRDLLSESAGSGKSLADIADSLTAEDLAAHLYTPDQPDPDLVIRTSGEQRLSNFLLWQSAYAELYFCEAYWPAFREIDFLRALRNFADRQRRYGA, from the coding sequence ATGCGCGTCACGGACCTGCCGTACCGCCTGTATGCCCGCCGGCTGCGGGGGCAGCTCGCGGGCGCACGGCTACCCCGTCACGTCGGGTTGATCATGGACGGCAACCGGCGCTGGGCCCGCAGCAAGGGTCTCTCCGACACCCGGCTGGGGCATCGATACGGTGCCGAGCATGCGGAAAACGTGCTGTCCTGGTGCGAAGATCTGGGCATCCGGTATGTCACGGTGTTCCTGTGCTCGACCGAGAACCTGCGCAATCGAGCCGACGACGAGATCGACTTCCTCATGCGCGTGGTCGAGGACCTGGTCACCGATCGGCTCGGCCACCCCGGCTCCCGCTGGCAGCTGCACATCGCCGGATCACCCGATGCTCTGCCCGACACCACAGCCCGCGCGCTGAAACAGGCCGTCGAAGCCACTCGTACCTGCACGACCGGTGCGCACGTCACCTTGGCGATCGGCTACGGCGGCCGGCAGGAGATCGTCGATGCGTTCCGCGACCTGCTCTCCGAGAGCGCGGGTAGTGGAAAGTCGTTGGCGGACATCGCCGACAGCCTCACCGCCGAGGATCTCGCCGCCCACCTGTACACCCCGGACCAGCCCGACCCGGATCTGGTGATCCGGACCAGCGGAGAGCAGCGGTTGTCGAACTTCCTGCTGTGGCAGAGCGCCTATGCCGAGCTCTATTTCTGCGAGGCGTACTGGCCCGCCTTCCGCGAGATCGACTTCCTGCGGGCGCTACGCAATTTCGCCGACCGGCAGCGCCGGTACGGTGCATGA
- a CDS encoding alpha/beta fold hydrolase: MTGTAPALTVAERVVDGVRCAVHDSGPSESPTAVVFVHGNPGPMDDWAELAPEIAGFARVIAMDMPGFGRSERPKSFEHSVLGHARFLGLLLDDLGVERAHLVLHDFGGPWGLRWALDHPRRLASLTMINTGVLDGYRWHRYAKIWQTPVLGELFQLAGTPRAMHAALNRDNPVPLPRAYVDRVCGYADWGHKRAVLRLYRNSRDPAAAFPERHLGLTADTLPTCVIWGAGDRYIPVRFAEQQRNHFPRAEIHILEGLGHWPFIDNPQAVRTFLSAFLRKHAGA, translated from the coding sequence ATGACCGGAACCGCACCGGCGCTCACGGTGGCCGAACGCGTGGTCGATGGTGTGCGGTGCGCCGTGCACGACAGCGGGCCGTCCGAGTCCCCGACGGCCGTGGTGTTCGTGCACGGGAACCCGGGACCGATGGACGACTGGGCGGAGCTGGCGCCGGAGATCGCCGGGTTCGCGCGCGTGATCGCCATGGACATGCCGGGCTTCGGGCGCTCGGAGCGGCCGAAATCGTTCGAGCACAGCGTGCTCGGGCACGCGCGATTTCTCGGTCTGCTACTCGACGACCTCGGGGTCGAGCGGGCGCACCTGGTGCTGCACGACTTCGGCGGGCCGTGGGGACTGCGCTGGGCACTGGACCACCCGCGGCGTCTGGCCAGTCTGACCATGATCAACACCGGCGTCCTCGACGGATACCGCTGGCACCGGTACGCGAAGATCTGGCAAACCCCGGTGCTCGGCGAGCTGTTCCAGCTGGCCGGTACCCCGCGCGCCATGCACGCCGCGCTCAACCGCGACAACCCCGTCCCGCTGCCCCGGGCCTACGTCGACCGAGTCTGCGGCTATGCGGACTGGGGCCACAAGCGCGCGGTGCTCCGGCTCTACCGCAACTCCCGCGACCCCGCCGCCGCCTTCCCCGAACGACACCTCGGCCTCACCGCCGACACCCTCCCGACGTGCGTGATCTGGGGCGCCGGGGACCGCTACATCCCGGTCCGCTTCGCCGAACAACAGCGAAACCACTTCCCCCGGGCCGAAATCCACATCCTCGAGGGCCTCGGCCACTGGCCGTTCATCGACAACCCCCAGGCCGTCCGCACGTTCCTATCCGCATTCCTGCGCAAACACGCCGGAGCATGA